A region of Macaca thibetana thibetana isolate TM-01 chromosome 20, ASM2454274v1, whole genome shotgun sequence DNA encodes the following proteins:
- the CDIP1 gene encoding cell death-inducing p53-target protein 1 produces the protein MSNEPPPPYPGGPTAPLLEEKSGAPPTPGRSSPAVMQPPPGMPLPPADIGPPPYEPPGHPMPQPGFIPPHMSADGAYMPPGFYPPPGPHPPMGYYPPGPYTPGPYPGPGGHTATVLVPSGAATTVTVLQGEIFEGAPVQTVCPHCQQAITTKISYEIGLMNFVLGFFCCFMGCDLGCCLIPCLINDFKDVTHTCPSCKAYIYTYKRLC, from the exons ATGTCCAACGAGCCGCCCCCTCCTTATCCTGGGGGCCCCACAGCCCCACTTCTGGAGGAGAAAAGTGGAGCCCCGCCCACCCCAG GCCGTTCCTCCCCAGCCGTGATGCAGCCCCCTCCAGGCATGCCGCTGCCCCCTGCGGACATTGGGCCCCCACCCTATGAGCCGCCGGGTCACCCAATGCCCCAGCCTGGCTTTATCCCCCCACACATGAGTGCAGATGGCGCCTACATGCCTCCGG GTTTCTACCCTCCTCCAGGCCCCCACCCACCCATGGGCTACTACCCCCCAGGGCCCTACACACCAGGGCCCTACCCTGGCCCTGGGGGCCACACAGCCACAGTCCTGGTCCCTTCAGGAGCTGCCACCACGGTGACAGTGCTGCAAGGAGAGATCTTTGAGGGAGCGCCTGTGCAGACGGTGTGTCCCCACTGCCAACAGGCCATCACCACCAAGATCTCCTACGAGATTGGCTTGATGAATTTCGTGCTGGGTTTCTTCTGTTGCTTCATGGG ATGTGATCTGGGCTGCTGCCTGATCCCCTGCCTCATCAATGACTTCAAGGATGTGACGCACACATGCCCCAGCTGCAAAGCCTACATCTACACGTACAAGCGCCTGTGCTAA
- the LOC126944620 gene encoding heme oxygenase 2 isoform X2, producing MSAEVETSEGVDESEKKNSGALEKENQMRMADLSELLKEGTKEAHDRAENTQFVKDFLKGNIKKELFKLATTALYFTYSALEEEMERNKDHPAFAPLYFPMELHRKEALTKDMEYFFGENWEEQVQCPKAAKKYVERIHYIGQNEPELLVAHAYTRYMGDLSGGQVLKKVAQRALKLPSTGEGTQFYLFENVDNAQQFKQLYRARMNALDLNMKTKERIVEEANKAFEYNMQIFNELDQAGSTLARETLEDGFPVHDGKGDMRKCPFYAGEQDKGALEGSSCPFRTAMAVLRKPSLQFILAAGMALAAGLLAWYYM from the exons ATGTCAGCGGAAGTGGAAACCTCAGAGGGGGTAGACGAATCAGAGAAAAAGAACTCTGGGGCCTTAGAAAAGGAGAACCAAATGAG AATGGCTGACCTCtcggagctcctgaaggaagggACCAAGGAAGCACACGACCGGGCAGAAAACACCCAGTTTGTCAAGGACTTCTTGAAAGGCAACATTAAGAAGGAGCTGTTTAAG CTGGCCACCACGGCACTTTACTTTACATACTCAGCCCTCGAGGAGGAAATGGAGCGCAACAAGGACCATCCAGCCTTTGCCCCCTTGTACTTCCCCATGGAGCTGCACCGGAAGGAGGCGTTGACCAAGGACATGGAATATTTCTTTGGTGAAAACTGGGAGGAGCAGGTGCAGTGCCCCAAGGCTGCCAAAAAGTACGTGGAGCGGATCCACTACATAGGGCAGAATGAGCCGGAGCTACTGGTGGCCCATGCGTACACCCGCTACATGGGGGACCTCTCGGGGGGCCAGGTGCTGAAGAAGGTGGCCCAGCGAGCACTGAAACTCCCCAGCACAGGGGAAGGGACCCAGTTCTACCTGTTTGAGAATGTGGACAATGCCCAGCAGTTCAAGCAGCTCTACCGAGCCAGGATGAACGCCCTGGACCTGAACATGAAGACCAAAGAGAGGATCGTGGAGGAGGCCAACAAGGCTTTTGAGTATAACATGCAG ATATTCAATGAACTGGACCAGGCCGGCTCCACGCTGGCCAGAGAGACCTTGGAGGATGGGTTCCCTGTACACGATGGGAAAGGAGACATGCGTAAATGCCCTTTCTACGCTGGTGAGCAAGACAAAG GTGCCCTGGAGGGCAGCAGCTGTCCCTTCCGAACAGCCATGGCTGTGCTGAGGAAGCCCAGCCTCCAGTTCATCCTGGCCGCTGGCATGGCCCTAGCTGCTGGACTCTTGGCCTGGTACTACATGTGA